Proteins encoded within one genomic window of Gadus macrocephalus chromosome 18, ASM3116895v1:
- the h3f3d gene encoding H3 histone, family 3D, with translation MARTKQTARKSTGGKAPRKQLATKAARKSAPSTGGVKKPHRYRPGTVALREIRRYQKSTELLIRKLPFQRLVREIAQDFKTDLRFQSAAIGALQEASEAYLVGLFEDTNLCAIHAKRVTIMPKDIQLARRIRGERA, from the exons ATGGCTCGTACAAAGCAGACGGCTCGTAAATCCACCGGAGGAAAGGCGCCCAGGAAGCAGCTCGCCACTAAAGCGGCCAGGAAAAGCGCGCCCTCTACCGGCGGCGTGAAGAAGCCTCACAGATACAG GCCCGGTACTGTGGCCCTGCGAGAAATCCGTCGCTACCAGAAGTCCACGGAGCTGCTGATCAGGAAGCTGCCGTTCCAGCGCCTGGTCCGGGAGATCGCCCAGGACTTCAAGACAGACCTGCGCTTCCAGAGCGCAGCCATCGGGGCCCTGCAG GAAGCCAGCGAGGCTTACCTGGTAGGTTTGTTCGAGGACACCAACCTGTGCGCCATCCACGCCAAGAGGGTCACCATTATGCCCAAGGACATCCAGCTGGCCCGGCGAATCAGGGGCGAGCGCGCTTAA